From one Silurus meridionalis isolate SWU-2019-XX chromosome 23, ASM1480568v1, whole genome shotgun sequence genomic stretch:
- the si:dkeyp-51f12.2 gene encoding uncharacterized protein si:dkeyp-51f12.2, whose translation MPSLHHGAVFVGVFLIVTGGSTAFLTSSQSRLQAFSLCCVVLGAVMLILGLFWAMNGKSRQGSYTNEYTHDYGHVLFSPPPGSHFPESQSVFLHRTLERQRRGLYSEDFDYPPMEPTCFSPAARGPPPHWEMEPPPPYEVAIKTTCSSTNMRRSYSDTLLPTEPLFSRSREISFEV comes from the exons ATGCCTTCTCTGCATCATGGAGCCGTGTTCGTTGGGGTCTTCCTCATTGTCACCGGCGGCTCGACCGCCTTCCTCACATCCAGCCAAAGCCGCCTGCAGGCGTTCAGCCTGTGCTGTGTGGTGCTCGGCGCAGTCATGCTCATTCTCGGCCTCTTTTGGGCCATGAACGGAAAGAGTCGGCAGGGTTCCTACACGAACGAATACACACACGACTACGGGCATGTGCTGTTCAGCCCCCCGCCCGGGAGCCACTTCCCGGAGTCCCAGTCTGTCTTCTTGCACAG GACTTTGGAAAGGCAGAGACGAGGGCTGTACAGCGAAGATTTCGACTATCCTCCCATGGAGCCGACATGTTTCAGCCCAGCTGCTCGAGGGCCACCACCCCACTGGGAGATGGAACCTCCACCTCCGTACGAAGTGGCCATCAAGACTACATGCAGCTCCACGAACATGCGGCGCAGTTACTCGGACACGCTTTTGCCCACCGAGCCACTCTTTAGTCGCTCCCGTGAGATCAGCTTCGAAGTATAA
- the LOC124376952 gene encoding lymphocyte expansion molecule-like: MEKLRLQGAPFGSKSPRLCTEVYPANKRLGTYTQLSYSKRMINGTKTEIGPFTYNLTSFTEELQKKPGSLRGICDTREKRFKDSQLFPRSITPGPGTYGNGGIPSAAVEEKARMSVGRCPTIGRAKRFGCDTGDSGLGPGTYNLKSFTELMLSRKVGKDRPYYLSTRTRELFSPPKGVCPDPCKYPIELPKFGEDLQKPEKRKHGVFGIIEQYPAIPTERIYLSTLSQCSRPVTSPGPGWYNVAAMTPKYRSGSGKQAPFLSTAPRTSKRTEMMLNKNYNPIGPGRYNIPEVWLNKSKYSHRSSFLSGTKRYLHSPERDKFYQERLRPANVPLKSR; this comes from the exons CTGCGAACAAGAGGTTGGGAACATACACTCAGCTATCTTACTCCAAGAGAATGATAAATGGAACG AAAACCGAGATTGGTCCATTCACTTACAATCTCACCAGTTTCACTGAGGAACTGCAAAAGAAACCTGGCAGCTTGAGAGGAATCTGTGACACCAGAGAAAAGCGTTTTAAAGACAGCCAG TTATTCCCCAGGAGTATTACCCCAGGACCAGGCACTTATGGTAATGGGGGAATCCCTTCAGCAGCAGTGGAGGAGAAGGCGAGAATGTCTGTGGGGAGATGTCCCACCATTGGCCGTGCCAAACGATTTGGTTGTGACACTGGg GACAGTGGTTTGGGTCCAGGTACATACAACTTGAAAAGCTTCACTGAGCTGATGCTGAGTCGCAAAGTGGGTAAAGATAGACCGTACTACCTGTCCACTAGAACACGAGAACTCTTCAGTCCTCCT AAAGGTGTGTGTCCAGACCCTTGCAAGTACCCCATAGAGTTGCCCAAGTTTGGTGAAGACCTGCAGAAGCCTGAAAAGAGGAAACATGGGGTGTTTGGAATTATCGAGCAATACCCGGCCATCCCTACTGAGAGAATCTACCTATCCACCTTGTCACAGTGCTCACGACCTGTG ACATCTCCCGGGCCAGGCTGGTACAACGTTGCTGCTATGACTCCAAAGTATCGATCGGGAAGTGGCAAACAAGCCCCCTTCCTTTCCACTGCCCCACGGACAAGCAAGAGGACAGAGATGATGCTAAATAAAAACTAT aATCCAATCGGGCCTGGTCGTTACAACATACCAGAGGTGTGGCTGAACAAGAGCAAATACAGCCATAGATCATCGTTTTTATCTGGCACAAAGCGCTACTTACACTCTCCCGAAAGAGATAAGTTTTACCA ggaGAGACTCAGGCCTGCCAATGTCCCTTTGAAAAGCAGATAG
- the dhcr24 gene encoding delta(24)-sterol reductase, translating into MDALLYLGALILLFLVWIRIKGLEYVIIHQRWIFVCLFLLPLSVLFDAYYYIRAWIIFKMCSAPKLHEQRVRDIQRQVREWKKEGGKAYMCTGRPGWLTVSLRVGKYKKTHKNIKINMMDILEVDTKRQVVRVEPLVNMGQVTALLNSIGWTLPVLPELDDLTVGGLVMGTGIESSSHIYGLFQHICVAFELVLADGSLVRCTEKENSELFYSVPWSCGSLGFLVAAEIRIIPARQWVRLQYKAVRGLDSICKVFAEESTNKENHFVEGLQYSIDEAVIMTGVMTDHAEPDKINRIGHYYKPWFFKHVEKFLKHNGSGVEYIPLRHYYHRHTRSIFWELQDIIPFGNNPLFRYLFGWMVPPKISLLKLTQGETIRRLYEQHHVVQDMLVPMKHMRTALSHFHQDIQVYPLWLCPFILPSRPGMVHPKGDEDELYVDIGAYGEPQVKHFEARASTRQLEKFVRDVHGFQMLYADVYMEREEFWEMFDGALYHKLRKELDCELAFPEVYNKISKSARH; encoded by the exons ATGGATGCGCTGTTGTATCTCGGTGCTCTGATTCTTCTGTTCCTCGTATGGATCAGAATAAAAGGGCTTGAATATGTTATAATTCACCAGCGATGGATTTTCGTTTGCCTTTTCCTCCTGCCCCTGTCTGTGCTGTTTGATGCCTACTATTATATTCGTGCTTGGATCATCTTTAAGATGTGCTCAGCGCCGAAGCTGCACGAGCAGCGGGTCCGAGACATCCAGAGACAG GTTCGTGAGTGGAAGAAGGAGGGAGGAAAGGCATATATGTGCACTGGGCGTCCCGGCTGGCTGACCGTATCTCTGAGGGTGGGGAAATATAAGAAGACtcacaagaatataaaaatcaatatgATGGATATCCTAGAGGTGGACACAAAAAGACAG GTGGTCCGTGTGGAGCCGTTGGTGAACATGGGTCAGGTGACTGCCTTATTGAATTCCATTGGCTGGACGCTGCCTGTATTACCTGAGCTTGATGATCTCACAGTAG GGGGTTTGGTAATGGGCACAGGGATTGAGTCTTCATCCCATATTTATGGCCTGTTCCAGCACATCTGTGTGGCCTTTGAGCTGGTACTGGCAGATGGCAGTCTGGTTCGCTGCACTGAG AAAGAGAACTCTGAGCTGTTCTATTCCGTTCCTTGGTCCTGTGGATCCCTGGGCTTCCTGGTGGCAGCTGAGATTCGGATTATTCCAGCTCGGCAGTGGGTGAGGCTCCAGTACAAGGCCGTGCGAGGTTTGGATTCTATCTGTAAGGTGTTTGCAGAGGAGTCCACTAACAAAGAGAACCATTTTGTGGAGGGGCTACAGTATTCAATCGACGAGGCTGTTATTATGACAGGCGTTATGACTGACCACGCCGAGCCAGACAAG aTCAATCGCATCGGTCACTACTACAAGCCCTGGTTCTTTAAACATGTAGAGAAGTTCCTGAAGCATAAtgggagtggagtggagtacaTCCCACTCAGACACTActaccacagacacacacgaaGCATTTTCTGGGAGCTACAG GACATCATACCATTTGGAAATAACCCACTGTTCAGGTATCTGTTCGGCTGGATGGTTCCTCCTAAGATCTCCTTACTGAAGCTGACTCAGGGCGAGACCATTCGCCGCCTTTACGAGCAGCATCACGTGGTTCAGGACATGCTGGTGCCCATGAAGCACATGCGCACAGCCCTCTCGCACTTCCACCAGGACATTCAG GTGTATCCCCTGTGGTTGTGCCCATTCATATTGCCGAGCCGGCCAGGCATGGTGCACCCTAAAGGAGATGAGGATGAGCTATATGTGGACATCGGGGCGTACGGTGAACCCCAAGTCAAACACTTTGAGGCTCGGGCTTCTACGCGCCAGCTTGAGAAGTTTGTCCGAGATGTACACGG TTTCCAGATGCTTTATGCTGATGTGTACATGGAACGAGAAGAATTCTGGGAAATGTTTGATGGTGCTCTGTATCATAAGCTAAGGAAGGAGCTGGACTGTGAGCTTGCATTTCCTGAAGTGTACAACAAAATCTCCAAATCTGCAAGACACTAA
- the si:dkeyp-51f12.3 gene encoding uncharacterized protein si:dkeyp-51f12.3: YGHAHTHTHTHTHTLIATPAHTHTLTPGFSSVAGSEAERDGSEERRRVPLTHRALVSVGVLLVALGVVLMMFAGAFGSALSVLGFGVLIYSFCRVMKNSNHNMTIPGHFLLHSRTGTQYTYEQAIALQRRLDRIRRASAEERRSTQSPPPVLTSLHSLPGTPPPWDMEPPPSYETAMKTSTLPQPTMIMTQPS; the protein is encoded by the exons TACGGACAcgcccatacacacacacacacacacacacacacactcatagccacacctgcacacacacacacactgacacctGGTTTTAGCAGCGTGGCGGGCAGTGAGGCCGAGCGTGATGGCTCAGAGGAGCGGAGGCGTGTGCCTTTGACCCACAGAGCTCTGGTGAGTGTGGGGGTGCTGCTGGTGGCTCTTGGCGTTGTCCTCATGATGTTTGCTGGTGCATTCGGGTCAGCCCTCTCTGTCCTCGGCTTCGGGGTTCTCATCTACTCGTTCTGCAGAGTCATGAAGAACAGCAACCACAACATGACCATCCCGGGTCACTTCCTGCTGCACTCGCGCACCGGCACCCAGTACACGTATGAGCAAGCCATCGCTTtgcagag GAGGCTGGACAGAATCCGCAGGGCTTCAGCGGAAGAGCGGCGTTCGACCCAGAGCCCCCCTCCGGTACTCACCAGTCTCCACAGCCTACCTGGAACTCCACCTCCCTGGGACATGGAGCCTCCACCATCCTATGAAACGGCCATGAAGACCAGCACACTCCCCCAACCGACCATGATCATGACTCAGCCCTCCTGA